Proteins encoded by one window of Desulfovibrio ferrophilus:
- a CDS encoding class I SAM-dependent methyltransferase, translating into MKKIDEKNVEWIITGFRHADRLGRVFRYQGDIYRAIFPEAEQYVLQHFESGLIPKLIKNNLLIDTRITDLHMESSPLILRHETIPFVTRPATWSFTALKRAAQLYLDLNRFLLDYGLGTIDGHQENIQFIHNHKPVWIDLGSILPLTSINNGESSLKQFVICFLNVLMVQMEKPNLHNALRHILFKVGSIRNYELKEILGREYDFPYFSRSKCLDIFQNIINEITVDQQETKWAKYHKDADFLNLEFEQSPDTRSHLIHEIIKDLKPKKAIDIACNAGRFSLMMAHEGVQTYGFDIDETAIMRFENHVEQLSPRYHISIGVEGLFGTLTANRYDFRQAINPDIQGDMACAFALTHHLAVTRKLPFPTIVEKISSLTTHRLLVEFMPNGVGKRQPEGYTLHNFIQSFQGYFRNVTILYYPVPEAWSFRVLLLFENRLPEGDLSPLDIATSYFALDRLDSGFTYTKKYDKWGDMVLRIVCPGCEEQLRFDKAKNLICPDCATPLKGDIWKSN; encoded by the coding sequence ATGAAAAAAATCGATGAAAAAAACGTCGAATGGATCATCACAGGATTCCGACATGCCGACCGTCTCGGTCGTGTTTTCCGGTATCAGGGCGATATCTATCGGGCCATCTTCCCTGAAGCCGAACAGTATGTCCTGCAACACTTTGAGAGCGGTTTGATCCCCAAACTCATCAAAAACAATCTGCTGATCGACACGCGGATCACCGATCTTCACATGGAGTCCTCCCCCCTCATCCTCAGGCATGAAACCATCCCATTTGTCACCAGACCGGCAACGTGGTCATTCACGGCATTAAAACGGGCGGCCCAGCTATATCTGGACCTCAACCGTTTCCTGCTGGACTATGGCTTGGGCACCATTGATGGGCATCAAGAAAACATCCAGTTCATCCATAACCACAAGCCTGTCTGGATTGACCTGGGCTCCATCCTGCCACTGACCAGTATCAACAATGGGGAGTCCTCCCTGAAGCAGTTCGTGATCTGCTTCCTGAATGTGCTCATGGTGCAGATGGAAAAACCCAATCTCCACAATGCTCTGCGCCACATCCTTTTCAAAGTCGGTTCTATACGCAACTACGAGCTCAAAGAAATCCTTGGGCGCGAGTATGACTTCCCTTATTTTTCACGGTCAAAGTGCCTGGATATCTTCCAAAATATCATCAATGAAATCACCGTCGACCAACAAGAGACCAAGTGGGCAAAATACCACAAAGATGCCGATTTCCTGAATTTGGAGTTTGAACAATCTCCTGACACCCGATCACACCTCATCCACGAAATCATCAAGGACTTAAAACCTAAAAAGGCCATTGATATCGCATGCAACGCGGGCCGCTTCTCTCTCATGATGGCCCACGAAGGGGTCCAGACATACGGCTTTGACATTGATGAGACAGCCATCATGCGTTTCGAGAACCACGTGGAGCAGCTTTCGCCCCGCTATCACATTTCCATAGGCGTTGAAGGCCTATTCGGGACGTTAACTGCCAATCGTTACGACTTCAGGCAGGCAATCAATCCCGACATCCAAGGGGACATGGCATGTGCCTTTGCTCTGACTCATCACCTTGCCGTAACCCGAAAGCTGCCCTTCCCGACCATTGTCGAAAAAATTTCTTCCCTCACAACGCACAGACTGCTTGTGGAATTCATGCCCAACGGGGTGGGTAAAAGACAGCCCGAGGGATATACACTCCACAACTTCATCCAGTCATTCCAAGGGTACTTCCGCAATGTGACCATCCTCTATTACCCCGTGCCAGAAGCCTGGTCCTTCCGGGTTCTACTCCTATTCGAAAATCGACTGCCCGAGGGTGATCTCAGCCCCCTTGATATCGCCACATCCTATTTTGCCCTGGATCGGCTCGATTCCGGATTCACCTACACGAAGAAGTACGACAAATGGGGCGACATGGTGCTGCGCATCGTCTGCCCCGGCTGTGAAGAGCAACTGCGCTTTGACAAGGCCAAGAATCTCATTTGTCCCGACTGCGCAACCCCGTTGAAGGGAGACATCTGGAAATCCAATTGA
- a CDS encoding nucleotidyltransferase family protein — translation MCDWKDTIISEDSTIKTAMQVIDSNNYLIALVVDSQNRLLGTVTDGDIRRGLLRNVDLDKSVMNIANTTPITASTSDNMDAIRRQMKENYVRQLPILDKDGKIVRLELLRKLLQVESISAPVVIMAGGLGTRLRPLTNSCPKPLLPVGGKPVLEITLENLLQQHFKNFFFSVNYKAQMIERHFGDGSRWGADISYLRESKRLGTGGALSLLPPMDEPIIVMNGDLLTQINFKHLLDFHRENNATATIGVCESAIQIPYGVVDVDNYELRSIREKPLEKFFVNAGIYVLSPEAVRMIPKDTYYDMTTLFETLLKQGRGATVFPIREFWLDIGQMDDYEKANGEYAELADCQGSNDPFAYAGTQ, via the coding sequence ATGTGTGATTGGAAAGACACGATCATCAGTGAAGACTCGACCATCAAGACCGCCATGCAGGTCATCGACAGCAACAACTATCTCATTGCTCTTGTCGTTGATTCTCAGAACCGGCTTCTGGGCACCGTCACTGACGGCGATATCCGACGGGGCCTGTTGCGCAACGTGGACCTTGATAAATCGGTAATGAACATCGCCAACACCACGCCAATTACCGCCTCAACCTCCGACAACATGGATGCCATTCGCAGGCAAATGAAAGAGAACTATGTCAGACAGTTACCTATCCTTGACAAGGACGGAAAAATCGTACGCCTGGAGCTTCTCAGAAAATTACTGCAGGTGGAAAGCATCAGTGCCCCCGTGGTTATCATGGCTGGTGGTCTGGGCACTCGCCTGCGCCCACTGACCAACTCCTGCCCCAAGCCGTTGCTGCCGGTGGGTGGAAAGCCTGTTCTGGAAATCACACTGGAAAACCTGCTGCAACAGCATTTCAAGAATTTCTTCTTCTCGGTCAACTACAAGGCTCAGATGATCGAACGTCATTTTGGTGACGGAAGCCGGTGGGGCGCTGACATCTCCTACCTACGGGAGTCAAAACGCCTTGGCACTGGCGGAGCCCTCAGCCTGCTCCCCCCCATGGATGAACCCATCATCGTCATGAACGGAGATCTGCTGACCCAGATTAACTTCAAGCACCTGCTGGATTTCCATAGAGAGAACAATGCCACAGCCACCATTGGTGTCTGCGAGAGCGCCATCCAGATTCCGTATGGAGTCGTGGATGTTGATAATTACGAACTACGCAGCATCAGGGAAAAACCTCTGGAAAAATTCTTCGTCAATGCGGGAATCTATGTTCTCTCGCCGGAGGCCGTGCGCATGATTCCCAAGGACACCTACTACGATATGACCACTCTGTTCGAGACCCTGCTCAAGCAGGGTCGCGGTGCCACAGTCTTCCCGATCCGGGAATTCTGGCTCGATATCGGACAGATGGATGACTATGAAAAAGCAAATGGCGAATATGCGGAATTGGCCGACTGCCAGGGCAGCAACGACCCCTTCGCCTACGCAGGGACACAATAA
- a CDS encoding class I SAM-dependent methyltransferase, whose protein sequence is MADAFEQKATYDKRTAVYHKGNHDNPKHIFKMLGEMIAQRQAEDSSFALIDIGGANGEFVHYLLTRFNGLEAFCLDYSEDLLNIGRSKVPQAHFVCGDARQLSMFEDGRFNYATMLGVISIFDDFTEPLDELIRVTAKGGAAYIFSSFNDYPIDTLLRWRYSGDNGEYNLGWNHFSKASISAHLDADPRVSSHTYVDFELPFDLPYRADDPIRSWTETTAEGNRILKNGLKNLELQILCINT, encoded by the coding sequence ATGGCAGATGCCTTTGAGCAGAAGGCCACATACGACAAGCGAACCGCGGTCTATCACAAGGGCAACCATGACAATCCCAAGCATATTTTCAAAATGCTTGGAGAAATGATTGCGCAACGCCAAGCCGAAGACTCCTCTTTTGCGCTGATTGACATCGGTGGAGCCAATGGAGAATTTGTCCATTATCTGCTAACCCGCTTCAATGGTCTGGAAGCCTTTTGCCTGGATTATTCCGAAGACCTGTTGAACATCGGACGCAGCAAGGTGCCCCAGGCGCATTTCGTCTGCGGTGATGCCAGGCAACTCTCAATGTTTGAGGATGGCCGTTTCAACTACGCCACCATGCTCGGCGTCATCTCCATCTTTGACGACTTCACCGAGCCTCTGGACGAATTGATCAGAGTCACCGCCAAAGGCGGCGCGGCTTATATCTTCAGCTCGTTCAACGACTATCCCATTGATACCCTTTTACGATGGCGCTACAGCGGAGACAACGGGGAATACAACCTGGGCTGGAACCACTTCTCGAAAGCCTCCATCTCTGCACATCTGGATGCCGACCCAAGAGTATCATCTCACACCTACGTGGACTTTGAACTCCCATTCGACCTGCCCTATCGTGCGGATGATCCCATCCGGAGCTGGACCGAGACCACTGCCGAGGGCAATCGAATTTTGAAGAATGGACTCAAAAACCTGGAACTCCAGATATTATGCATCAATACCTGA
- the hisF gene encoding imidazole glycerol phosphate synthase subunit HisF: protein MNIRIIPRLDIKGANLVKGVQLEGLRVLGKPEDFARHYYENGADELLFQDIVASLYQRNSLLHIVERTAREISIPLTVGGGLRSLNDIQSALRSGADKVALNTAAIKRPELIREASLRFGSSSIVVSIEAILRPNGNWECFTDNGRTPTGVDACQWAEQAAELGAGEIILTSVNNEGTGKGFDLALTRKISENVSIPVIACGGAGSPQHIWQVIEEGLADAVSVASILHYPIAKALQQDLESFTEGNVDFLRNLTLPRHMAYTSLPELKHFLSEHGYEGRDVLAPASQETDCVCKAS, encoded by the coding sequence GTGAATATTCGAATCATACCGAGACTGGACATCAAGGGTGCCAACCTTGTCAAAGGCGTCCAGCTTGAGGGTCTGCGAGTACTCGGTAAGCCTGAAGACTTCGCCCGCCATTATTATGAAAACGGTGCGGACGAGTTGCTTTTCCAGGACATCGTGGCCAGCCTATACCAGCGCAACAGTCTGCTGCACATCGTGGAACGCACCGCCCGTGAAATCAGTATCCCACTGACTGTGGGGGGCGGTTTGCGCAGCCTGAACGACATCCAGAGCGCACTGCGCTCCGGGGCGGACAAAGTGGCGCTGAACACCGCCGCCATTAAACGTCCCGAGCTGATTCGCGAGGCATCATTGCGTTTCGGGTCGTCTTCCATCGTCGTCTCCATCGAAGCGATCCTTCGCCCCAACGGAAACTGGGAATGCTTTACCGACAATGGTCGGACTCCCACAGGCGTTGATGCCTGCCAATGGGCAGAGCAGGCCGCGGAACTCGGCGCAGGAGAAATCATCCTAACGTCCGTAAACAATGAAGGGACCGGCAAAGGATTCGATCTCGCGCTAACCAGAAAGATTTCCGAAAACGTCTCTATCCCAGTTATTGCCTGCGGAGGTGCCGGGAGCCCTCAGCACATCTGGCAAGTCATCGAGGAAGGATTGGCCGACGCCGTCAGCGTCGCCTCCATCCTGCACTACCCTATCGCCAAGGCACTCCAGCAGGATCTGGAATCGTTCACCGAGGGCAATGTCGATTTCCTGCGGAATCTGACCCTGCCTCGGCATATGGCCTACACGTCGCTGCCCGAGCTCAAGCACTTCTTGTCCGAACACGGCTATGAAGGACGTGACGTTCTGGCCCCCGCATCACAGGAGACAGACTGTGTCTGCAAAGCGAGTTAG
- the hisH gene encoding imidazole glycerol phosphate synthase subunit HisH, whose amino-acid sequence MSAKRVSIIDYGMGNLYSVKCACDKVGLDSRITDSPQEVERSCAVILPGVGAYGQAMEALRQRGLITTLRKTVEQGKPFMGICLGMQLMMSVSHEFGTHEGLGIFAGSVNKLQTSAQGERTLKVPHIGWNQVSPPRGSSTDNPWKNTPLKQVPLGSKMYFVHSYYVAPEDQSIALTSTEYAGTTFCSGLGKDNIWGFQFHPERSGPEGMSVYRAFACRAIH is encoded by the coding sequence GTGTCTGCAAAGCGAGTTAGCATCATCGACTACGGGATGGGCAACCTGTACAGCGTGAAATGCGCCTGCGACAAGGTCGGCCTGGACAGCCGCATCACGGACTCCCCACAGGAAGTGGAGCGAAGTTGTGCCGTGATTCTGCCCGGCGTCGGCGCCTACGGTCAGGCCATGGAAGCCCTCAGACAGCGCGGACTGATCACTACTCTGCGAAAAACAGTGGAGCAGGGCAAACCATTTATGGGAATCTGCCTTGGGATGCAGCTGATGATGAGCGTCAGCCATGAATTCGGCACCCACGAGGGGCTCGGGATCTTTGCAGGATCCGTCAACAAACTGCAAACGTCGGCTCAAGGTGAAAGGACACTGAAAGTCCCACACATCGGCTGGAACCAGGTCTCGCCGCCTCGGGGATCATCGACTGACAATCCCTGGAAAAACACGCCGCTGAAACAGGTTCCCCTTGGCTCTAAGATGTATTTCGTTCATTCTTACTATGTCGCTCCCGAGGATCAGAGTATTGCCCTGACCTCTACGGAATACGCAGGGACGACTTTTTGCTCCGGCCTCGGCAAGGACAATATCTGGGGATTCCAGTTTCACCCCGAACGCAGTGGCCCGGAAGGGATGAGCGTGTACCGGGCCTTTGCCTGCCGAGCCATTCACTAA
- a CDS encoding N-acetyl sugar amidotransferase, translating into MSKQEVTTVGNLGFSKNGLPLEVKYCTKCVESNQRFIGSAPHSDQKSSQKDHIIFDDEGVCSACRYFEYKRTINWQEREEELLELLARHRRTDGSYDVLVPGSGGKDSRYTAHILKHKYNMNPLTVTWAPHIYTDIGWRNLISWIHSGLDNILYTPNGQVHSTLTRLAFENLLHPFQPFVLGQYNVAPRVAMEKDIKLIFYGDFYPEKGIGSDVDFTQKSFDTRLFTRTEKQDLYLSGVHINDLPRHGITTRDLHPYLPLEVNRLSESGIEMHFLPYYLNYDPQRAYYYSTEHTGFEVNPDGRTEGTYTKYCSLDDKVDGFHFFTWFIKTGRGRATEDAALEIRNGHLTREEGVALVQRYDGEFPQKYFQDFLKYVSLDESRFWEIIDSFRPEHIWKREGNEWKLRQQVS; encoded by the coding sequence ATGTCGAAACAGGAAGTTACGACAGTCGGAAATCTGGGCTTTTCAAAAAATGGTCTGCCGTTAGAGGTTAAATACTGCACCAAGTGCGTGGAATCCAACCAGCGGTTCATCGGTTCCGCCCCACATAGCGACCAGAAAAGCTCCCAAAAGGACCACATCATCTTCGATGATGAAGGGGTCTGCTCGGCGTGTCGTTACTTCGAGTATAAGAGAACCATCAACTGGCAAGAGCGCGAAGAAGAGCTTCTGGAGCTTCTGGCCAGGCATCGCCGCACAGACGGCTCCTACGACGTGCTGGTCCCCGGCAGCGGGGGCAAGGACAGCCGCTACACTGCGCATATCCTGAAGCACAAATACAACATGAATCCGCTGACCGTGACCTGGGCACCCCATATTTACACCGACATCGGCTGGCGCAATCTCATCTCCTGGATTCACAGCGGCCTGGATAACATCCTCTATACCCCCAACGGCCAAGTGCATTCTACCCTCACCCGCCTCGCCTTCGAGAATCTACTGCATCCCTTCCAGCCCTTTGTGCTGGGCCAATACAATGTGGCCCCCCGGGTGGCCATGGAAAAGGATATCAAGCTCATTTTCTATGGTGATTTCTACCCCGAGAAAGGCATCGGCTCGGATGTGGATTTCACCCAGAAGAGCTTCGATACACGGCTCTTCACCCGCACCGAAAAGCAGGACCTGTATCTGAGCGGCGTGCATATCAACGATTTGCCTCGCCATGGCATTACCACCAGGGACCTGCATCCCTATCTGCCGCTTGAGGTCAACAGGTTGTCCGAGTCAGGAATCGAGATGCATTTCCTGCCGTACTATCTGAATTACGATCCTCAACGGGCCTACTACTATTCCACCGAACACACGGGGTTCGAAGTCAATCCCGATGGCCGGACTGAAGGAACCTATACAAAGTACTGCAGTCTCGATGACAAGGTCGACGGCTTCCATTTCTTCACATGGTTCATCAAGACGGGCCGCGGCCGAGCCACCGAGGATGCCGCACTGGAGATTCGAAACGGGCACCTCACTCGCGAAGAAGGAGTCGCCCTCGTTCAACGCTACGATGGCGAATTCCCGCAGAAATACTTCCAGGATTTCCTGAAGTACGTCAGCCTCGATGAATCCCGGTTCTGGGAAATCATCGACTCCTTCCGTCCGGAGCACATCTGGAAGCGGGAAGGAAACGAGTGGAAGCTCAGGCAACAGGTATCCTAA
- a CDS encoding polysaccharide deacetylase family protein → MNGPLGIMFHHFHGQGHLPGQGSISQHDFKQILEYLKLTYDLLPAKEYLNRAQDDSLGSSHACLTFDDSLRCQYDLAMPVLSDLGLTAFWFVYTSPMAGHVERLEVYRHFRNSCYEDIEDFYSTFFRAAETTFGTKVIAPLAAFSPQDYLSDYPFYSTSDRIFRYLRDQVLSAWEYDRLMDDLIAASGQDLSAISEALWMKVEHLQKLHQQGHVIGLHSHSHPMNMERLTEDEQHQEYATNHRILTEILGEPPTTMSHPCNRYTGHTLSILTKLGITLGFRADTAPSGGSHLEHPREDHSNIARSLAQ, encoded by the coding sequence ATGAACGGTCCCCTCGGCATCATGTTCCACCACTTTCACGGGCAAGGACACCTTCCCGGACAAGGTTCCATCAGCCAGCATGACTTCAAGCAGATACTTGAGTATCTAAAACTGACCTATGATCTACTTCCAGCCAAAGAGTACCTCAACCGGGCTCAAGACGACTCCCTCGGGTCCTCTCATGCCTGTCTGACCTTCGACGATTCTCTTCGCTGCCAGTACGATCTGGCCATGCCGGTCCTCAGCGATCTGGGGTTAACGGCATTCTGGTTTGTGTACACCTCGCCAATGGCTGGACACGTTGAGCGTCTTGAGGTCTATCGCCATTTCCGCAACAGTTGCTACGAGGACATCGAAGACTTCTACAGCACTTTTTTCCGTGCCGCAGAGACCACTTTCGGGACAAAGGTCATCGCCCCCCTAGCGGCTTTTTCCCCACAGGATTATCTCTCGGACTATCCCTTCTATTCAACCAGCGACCGGATCTTTCGCTACCTCCGCGATCAGGTCCTCAGTGCCTGGGAATATGACAGGCTCATGGATGATCTCATCGCAGCATCAGGGCAGGATCTGTCCGCCATCTCAGAAGCCTTGTGGATGAAGGTTGAGCATCTCCAGAAGCTTCATCAACAGGGGCATGTCATCGGTCTGCACTCACATTCCCACCCGATGAACATGGAGCGCCTGACAGAAGACGAGCAACATCAAGAGTATGCCACCAACCACCGCATACTGACTGAGATTTTAGGGGAACCGCCCACGACCATGTCCCATCCCTGCAACCGCTACACAGGCCACACCCTGAGCATCCTGACGAAGTTGGGAATAACGCTGGGATTCCGAGCAGACACGGCCCCTTCCGGGGGATCACACCTAGAACACCCCCGGGAAGACCATTCCAATATCGCCAGGAGCCTCGCTCAATGA
- a CDS encoding formyltransferase family protein, whose translation MNITVFTSNQPRHMALIESLAEIADTVYAIQECNTLFPGRVKGFFKRSQTMQQYFTRVLEAEHKIFGTHRFGPANVHQMPMSAGDLNMINMEALSPALAADQFIIFGSSWIKAPLIDKLIAKQALNIHMGISPYYRGSSCNFWAPFDGHPEYVGATIHYISKGLDSGDMLYHALPPAEDTDPFELGMLAVRSAHNSLVQHLKAGTMNTIKPVMQNRRREIRYTRNADFTDEVARKYLDELPSPREIGQSLRDRQLNNFVRPFIG comes from the coding sequence ATGAACATCACCGTCTTCACATCAAATCAGCCCCGGCATATGGCCCTTATCGAGTCCCTGGCTGAAATTGCCGACACGGTCTACGCCATTCAGGAATGCAACACGCTTTTCCCTGGCAGAGTTAAAGGCTTCTTCAAACGCAGCCAAACCATGCAACAGTATTTCACCCGTGTTCTTGAGGCCGAACACAAAATCTTCGGAACACACCGCTTCGGGCCTGCCAATGTGCACCAAATGCCCATGAGTGCCGGAGATTTGAACATGATCAACATGGAGGCTTTGAGCCCGGCTCTTGCTGCCGATCAATTCATCATCTTCGGCTCCAGCTGGATCAAGGCCCCTCTCATCGACAAACTCATTGCAAAACAAGCCCTGAACATCCATATGGGAATATCCCCATACTATCGGGGCAGCTCGTGCAATTTCTGGGCTCCCTTCGATGGTCACCCGGAATATGTAGGAGCAACCATCCACTACATTTCCAAGGGTCTGGACTCGGGCGATATGCTTTACCACGCTCTGCCACCAGCCGAAGACACCGATCCTTTCGAGCTGGGAATGCTCGCGGTCAGAAGTGCTCACAACAGCCTTGTCCAGCACCTCAAGGCAGGTACCATGAACACCATTAAACCCGTCATGCAGAATCGTCGCCGGGAAATCCGCTATACCCGAAATGCGGATTTCACCGATGAGGTGGCTCGGAAATATCTGGATGAGCTGCCCTCACCCCGGGAAATCGGACAATCCCTGCGTGACAGACAACTGAACAACTTTGTCAGGCCATTCATTGGATAA
- a CDS encoding N-acetylneuraminate synthase family protein, with the protein MKNEYQEVTIGNIPVGDRHPVIFMAEIGTFFNQDIDLALDYLHRIKDSGADILKTEILHTPEICLKNTGLVCTYNHNSGKTQEDYRALVERKVVPLKDYARLFSSCHQLGLPIVCSVYDKDGIDFVMAQKGHGLKISRDNISNLGLIAYAAGTDLPILFDAGDVHLHELALAVQTARDAGQGGVIINHHPAANPAPPEAHDLHSLATYKRIFKAPVGLACHYQGNEIMFAAVGAGVNIIEKGVDEDPDRPEQDLVSATRLAELATTVRQVKNCAAAMGQDLPEVSSPRDESCWKCLIAWTNIQEGDTLGIHNVGFAIPPVGMPASQWPQVEGTKALRDIPQYSILNPEDFR; encoded by the coding sequence ATGAAAAACGAATACCAGGAAGTTACCATCGGGAATATCCCGGTCGGAGATCGGCATCCCGTCATTTTCATGGCCGAAATCGGCACGTTCTTCAACCAGGATATCGACCTAGCCTTGGATTACTTGCACCGGATCAAGGACAGTGGCGCCGACATCCTGAAAACGGAAATCCTGCATACTCCAGAAATCTGCCTGAAAAACACCGGGCTCGTTTGCACCTACAATCACAACAGCGGCAAAACACAAGAGGATTATCGAGCTCTTGTAGAGCGCAAGGTGGTCCCTCTCAAGGACTATGCTCGCTTGTTTTCCTCCTGCCATCAACTCGGACTTCCCATAGTCTGCAGCGTGTACGACAAGGATGGCATCGATTTCGTCATGGCTCAGAAGGGGCACGGGCTCAAAATATCACGGGACAACATCTCCAATCTCGGGTTGATCGCCTATGCTGCCGGCACTGATCTCCCCATTTTGTTTGACGCTGGGGATGTTCACCTGCACGAGTTGGCCCTGGCGGTCCAAACTGCTCGAGACGCAGGCCAGGGCGGGGTCATCATCAACCACCATCCCGCAGCCAACCCAGCCCCCCCCGAGGCACACGATCTGCACTCCCTCGCCACCTACAAGCGCATCTTCAAAGCACCCGTTGGTCTGGCCTGCCACTATCAGGGGAATGAGATCATGTTTGCCGCCGTTGGGGCGGGGGTCAATATCATTGAGAAAGGTGTTGATGAGGACCCCGACCGCCCGGAACAGGATCTCGTATCCGCAACCCGGCTGGCCGAACTAGCAACAACCGTCCGCCAAGTAAAAAACTGTGCGGCCGCGATGGGGCAGGATCTACCAGAGGTCTCTTCACCCCGGGATGAAAGCTGCTGGAAATGCCTGATTGCCTGGACGAATATCCAGGAAGGCGACACGCTGGGAATTCATAATGTCGGATTTGCCATCCCTCCAGTAGGCATGCCCGCTTCGCAGTGGCCTCAAGTCGAGGGAACAAAGGCACTCCGCGACATCCCACAATACTCGATCCTCAACCCCGAAGACTTCCGCTAA
- a CDS encoding aminoglycoside phosphotransferase family protein — MLPPQSDQNLPPKAAEMAWPGGDAPEELEFTATVNEQKAKGIQQVLAALGVEAGGDAELHALRQTDSLAGRYRVLTKNQDLFLRISTRPGQPETEKELLSYLAKGGAHVNPILATGWIDWRAERFRADIRPFLAGRHFTGTSAEIRSIADSLGKTHRLLKSYPGSAQIKAIATARYSHFEIMKNRIATDLASERTEIFKEHEFWAIEHIDILKEMIQGFRPRFEALENAQCVHGEIHPANVIHHNDRAVFVDFEEAPHTFAPPGYDLAFFVQRFLMRDQPAPRLLDERLRISEQSYGATFPPLAEMMTQICRLSMIHIIHARAYENLMTPFSEYEKFIALERQARALGANS, encoded by the coding sequence ATGCTTCCCCCACAATCGGACCAAAATCTCCCACCCAAGGCCGCCGAGATGGCCTGGCCGGGGGGTGATGCGCCCGAGGAGTTGGAGTTCACGGCCACAGTGAATGAGCAAAAGGCAAAAGGCATCCAGCAAGTCTTGGCTGCGCTGGGTGTGGAAGCTGGCGGTGATGCAGAGCTTCATGCCCTCAGGCAAACAGATTCCCTTGCGGGCCGTTATCGAGTTCTCACGAAAAACCAGGACCTGTTCTTGCGCATCAGCACCCGGCCTGGACAGCCCGAGACGGAGAAGGAACTTCTTTCATATCTTGCCAAAGGCGGAGCCCACGTCAATCCCATCCTTGCTACGGGATGGATTGACTGGCGTGCAGAGCGTTTCCGGGCAGACATTCGGCCATTCCTCGCGGGCCGGCATTTCACGGGAACCAGCGCCGAGATCCGGAGTATTGCGGACTCACTGGGAAAAACACATCGCCTCTTGAAGAGCTACCCTGGCAGTGCACAAATCAAGGCCATCGCCACAGCCCGTTATTCCCATTTCGAAATCATGAAAAATCGCATCGCGACCGATCTTGCCTCTGAGCGCACGGAGATCTTCAAGGAGCACGAATTCTGGGCTATTGAGCATATCGATATCCTCAAAGAAATGATCCAGGGCTTCCGCCCCCGGTTTGAGGCACTTGAGAACGCGCAATGCGTGCATGGTGAGATACACCCGGCAAACGTCATCCATCACAACGACAGGGCCGTCTTCGTCGATTTTGAAGAAGCGCCCCACACTTTTGCCCCCCCCGGTTACGACTTGGCGTTCTTTGTCCAACGCTTCCTGATGCGAGACCAGCCTGCCCCTCGTCTCCTGGATGAACGTCTCAGAATCTCCGAACAGTCATATGGAGCAACATTCCCGCCTCTTGCTGAGATGATGACTCAAATCTGTAGACTATCCATGATCCATATCATCCATGCCAGGGCGTATGAGAATCTCATGACTCCCTTTTCGGAATATGAGAAATTCATCGCTCTTGAACGTCAGGCCAGAGCACTTGGGGCGAACTCATGA